Proteins encoded by one window of Gemmatimonadaceae bacterium:
- a CDS encoding ABC transporter permease: MSFFDALRHRLTILVKGDAYARELADEMHFHLAMDAEQEQANGLSASAARERAHRHFGNVTYHREDTRRETSLGVLDDFGQDIRYAARTFRRAPGFTIAATLTLALGIGAATAIFSIVDGVLVRGLPYRDADRVVDVWETSDNGGYRLPSYPTFKDWQQQSRSWSDAFEEMAFVKGAEAIYVGDKGPERLLSSFVSPGFFHLLGVAPLLGRTFLPDEEQRGANSVAVLSYDEWRRRFGGDPAIIGKSIRYSGSPTTIVGVMPRDFAYPIWSPQSNLTSALWQPIALIEDTNSSLSKRGVHTDSRTIARLRLSADSARVATVMRTVEQRLAQAYPDEQAHWTSTVMQPIRAEVLGNVKSTLLMLAGAVLLVLLLACANVANLLLVRASARDRELGVRAALGADRSRLVRQLLVESLTLAGIGGVFGFALAVAIVRIVRLTATDRLPRANEIVVEPRALLFAAGMTVLAALLAGIAPALRATRAAALARLRSGVHGSIGTRNDARLRGMLVASQFALALVLLIGSGLLVRSFVKLQSVDLGFDPDNRVAIGVSPPAGKYDDPVAASVLYRRLLESMSAVPGVMDVGLVNHLPIGGGWVTSPVQVEGRTDDVTRQPHVLYRTASESYLRTMAMHVARGRWFTDADIRDKTGFVINETLAKLIWPGADPVGKGISLRRSSQLRSDYGQPISGVVIGVIRDVRQQAVGDKPSPEVFVPWTLEVWPWITLVAHVQNPAREIPLLRRAILNVDPTIPVGGNYLQGGFVTIESTLADSEGQRRLATSLVGAFAVVALLLAAIGMYGVIAYGIAQRTREMGVRMALGASDRRILRLILGEGVRLAALGAALGIVGAFASTRLIRSLLFETVPTDPLTFIVTPLLLAGVALLATYIPARRATRLDPTLAIRGD; this comes from the coding sequence ATGTCCTTCTTCGACGCGCTTCGCCACCGGCTCACTATTCTCGTCAAGGGCGACGCCTACGCTCGCGAGCTCGCCGACGAGATGCACTTTCACCTCGCGATGGACGCCGAGCAGGAACAGGCGAATGGCCTTTCGGCCAGTGCCGCGCGCGAGAGAGCGCATCGCCATTTCGGCAACGTTACGTACCATCGCGAGGACACGCGCCGCGAGACGAGCCTCGGCGTCCTCGACGACTTCGGTCAGGACATCCGCTACGCCGCGCGCACCTTTCGCCGCGCTCCAGGCTTCACGATTGCGGCGACGCTGACGCTCGCGTTAGGCATCGGCGCGGCGACGGCGATCTTCAGCATCGTCGACGGAGTTCTCGTGCGAGGGCTCCCCTATCGCGATGCCGATCGCGTCGTCGACGTCTGGGAGACGAGCGACAACGGTGGCTATCGGCTTCCATCCTATCCCACGTTCAAGGACTGGCAGCAGCAAAGCCGCTCGTGGAGCGACGCTTTCGAGGAGATGGCCTTCGTGAAAGGGGCAGAGGCGATCTATGTCGGTGACAAAGGTCCCGAGCGCCTCCTGTCGAGCTTCGTATCCCCAGGGTTCTTTCACTTGTTAGGCGTTGCTCCGCTGCTCGGCCGTACGTTCCTGCCCGACGAGGAGCAGCGCGGAGCAAACAGCGTCGCGGTCCTGTCGTACGACGAGTGGCGGCGTCGATTCGGAGGCGATCCAGCCATCATTGGCAAGTCGATTCGCTACAGCGGATCGCCGACGACGATCGTGGGCGTCATGCCGCGCGACTTCGCCTACCCAATCTGGTCGCCTCAATCCAATCTGACGTCCGCACTCTGGCAGCCCATCGCGCTCATCGAGGACACGAATTCGTCACTGAGCAAGCGGGGTGTGCATACCGACAGCCGTACGATCGCTCGCTTGCGGCTCTCAGCCGATTCGGCCCGCGTCGCCACGGTCATGCGCACGGTCGAGCAACGCCTCGCCCAGGCGTATCCCGACGAGCAAGCGCATTGGACGTCGACCGTCATGCAGCCTATTCGCGCCGAAGTCCTCGGCAACGTCAAGTCGACGCTGCTGATGTTGGCGGGCGCGGTCCTGCTCGTTCTCCTGCTCGCCTGTGCCAACGTCGCCAACCTGCTGCTGGTCCGCGCATCGGCGCGCGACCGCGAGCTGGGGGTTCGCGCGGCTCTTGGCGCCGACCGCTCACGTCTCGTGCGTCAGCTTCTCGTCGAGAGCCTAACGCTGGCCGGAATCGGCGGCGTTTTCGGCTTTGCTCTGGCAGTGGCGATCGTTCGAATCGTTCGCCTGACCGCGACCGACCGACTGCCTCGCGCCAACGAAATTGTCGTCGAGCCGCGAGCCCTGCTGTTTGCCGCGGGCATGACCGTTCTTGCTGCGCTCCTTGCCGGTATCGCGCCGGCCTTGCGTGCGACGCGTGCGGCGGCACTGGCCCGTCTGCGCAGCGGCGTCCACGGCTCGATCGGCACCCGCAATGACGCTCGTCTTCGCGGAATGCTCGTCGCCTCGCAATTCGCGCTCGCACTCGTGCTGCTCATCGGTTCCGGTCTTCTCGTGCGCAGCTTCGTCAAGCTGCAGTCCGTTGATCTCGGCTTCGACCCCGACAACCGCGTCGCCATCGGTGTCTCTCCGCCCGCGGGGAAATACGACGATCCCGTCGCGGCATCCGTGCTCTATCGCCGGCTCCTCGAGAGCATGTCCGCGGTGCCAGGCGTGATGGACGTCGGGCTCGTCAACCACCTGCCGATCGGTGGCGGCTGGGTGACATCACCGGTCCAAGTCGAAGGCCGCACCGATGACGTAACCCGACAACCGCACGTGCTCTACCGAACAGCATCCGAGAGCTATCTGCGCACCATGGCCATGCACGTCGCTCGCGGACGCTGGTTCACCGACGCAGACATTCGTGACAAGACAGGATTCGTCATCAACGAGACGCTCGCCAAGTTGATCTGGCCTGGCGCGGACCCGGTCGGTAAAGGCATCTCGTTGCGTCGCTCGTCGCAACTGCGGTCGGACTACGGCCAGCCTATCAGCGGCGTGGTCATCGGTGTGATTCGAGACGTTAGGCAGCAGGCCGTCGGCGACAAACCGTCGCCCGAGGTCTTCGTTCCTTGGACGCTCGAGGTGTGGCCGTGGATCACGCTCGTCGCCCATGTTCAGAACCCGGCGCGAGAAATTCCATTGCTGCGACGCGCGATTCTGAATGTGGATCCGACCATTCCCGTCGGCGGCAACTATCTGCAAGGCGGATTCGTGACAATCGAGAGCACGCTAGCGGACTCCGAGGGGCAGCGTCGGCTGGCAACCTCACTCGTCGGCGCGTTCGCGGTTGTGGCGCTGCTTCTCGCGGCGATCGGCATGTACGGCGTGATTGCCTATGGCATCGCGCAACGTACGCGAGAGATGGGCGTGCGCATGGCGTTAGGCGCGAGCGATCGGCGTATCCTTCGCCTCATACTCGGCGAAGGCGTCCGGCTCGCCGCCCTTGGCGCCGCGCTCGGGATCGTCGGCGCGTTCGCATCGACACGACTCATCCGCTCGTTACTCTTCGAGACCGTACCGACCGATCCGCTCACTTTCATCGTCACGCCGCTGCTGCTGGCGGGCGTCGCGTTGCTCGCGACGTACATCCCCGCACGCCGCGCGACGCGCCTCGATCCAACGCTGGCGATTCGAGGGGACTGA
- a CDS encoding DUF5715 family protein encodes MTRFRLQAAFVAFVIVAGQPGRAAAQSLRGSLESVERMYDHAVSDGLPFYENSNDVRWAAARGELVQLRTDRGYELHRVAFPFVRPATSTFIERLAADYDHACREELVVTSGVRPESRQPSNSSLRSVHPTGMAVDLRKPTGPCLTWLRRELLTLEGDGVVEATEEHHPAHFHVAVFGPEYLRFAGAMPEERPTAMIVAVARTRSSVATRYTVRAGDSLSSIAQQHSTSVLELIAANRLAHTKIRPGQTLVIPGH; translated from the coding sequence ATGACTCGTTTCCGTCTCCAGGCGGCTTTTGTCGCATTCGTTATAGTCGCCGGTCAGCCTGGCCGCGCGGCCGCGCAATCGCTGCGCGGCTCGCTGGAAAGCGTCGAGCGCATGTACGATCACGCCGTCAGCGACGGGTTGCCGTTCTATGAGAACAGCAACGACGTCCGCTGGGCGGCGGCGCGCGGCGAGCTTGTTCAGCTCCGCACCGACCGCGGATACGAGCTGCACCGTGTTGCCTTTCCGTTCGTCCGGCCGGCGACGTCGACCTTCATCGAGCGGCTGGCGGCGGACTACGATCACGCCTGCCGCGAGGAGCTCGTCGTTACGAGTGGGGTGCGCCCCGAAAGCCGGCAGCCGTCGAACAGCTCGCTGCGCTCGGTCCATCCGACCGGCATGGCGGTGGACCTGCGCAAACCGACCGGCCCGTGCCTAACGTGGCTGCGGCGCGAGCTGCTGACGCTCGAAGGGGACGGTGTGGTCGAAGCAACCGAAGAGCATCACCCGGCACACTTCCACGTCGCGGTGTTCGGACCCGAGTATCTGCGCTTCGCTGGCGCAATGCCGGAGGAGCGGCCGACGGCGATGATCGTCGCTGTGGCGCGCACGCGGTCGTCGGTAGCGACACGGTACACCGTGCGCGCTGGGGATTCGCTCTCGAGCATCGCGCAGCAGCATTCGACGAGCGTCCTGGAGCTCATCGCCGCGAATCGACTCGCACACACGAAGATTCGTCCGGGGCAGACGCTAGTAATTCCCGGGCACTAG
- a CDS encoding sulfite exporter TauE/SafE family protein, protein MSILLFTLLVAVGSFSAGLLGALTGLGGGIVIVPMLTLLFGVDLRYAIGASLVSVIATSSGAAAAYVKEGFTNVRVGMLLEIATTVGALGGAYLAGRVGTAAIMVIFGLVLLYSAYRSTKPLAEHVSTENADPLAVTLRLNSTYPTPNGFQPYAVQAVPAGFGLMFLAGILSGLLGIGSGALKVLAMDQMMHLPFKVSTTTSNFMIGVTAAASAGIYLARGQVDPPLALPVMLGVLAGALTGARVLAGANTKVLRRIFAAVVVVLAVEMLYKGIRGGV, encoded by the coding sequence ATGTCTATCCTCCTTTTCACGCTGCTTGTCGCAGTGGGGTCTTTCTCTGCGGGCCTTCTCGGCGCGTTGACGGGGCTCGGCGGCGGCATCGTCATCGTTCCGATGTTGACGCTTCTCTTCGGCGTCGATCTGCGGTACGCGATCGGTGCATCGCTCGTCTCCGTGATCGCGACGTCGTCAGGTGCCGCCGCCGCGTACGTCAAGGAAGGATTCACCAACGTGCGCGTCGGCATGCTCCTCGAGATCGCAACGACCGTCGGCGCGTTAGGCGGCGCATACCTCGCCGGACGGGTCGGCACGGCGGCGATCATGGTGATCTTCGGCCTCGTGCTACTCTACTCGGCCTATCGCTCGACGAAGCCGCTCGCCGAACATGTCTCGACCGAGAACGCGGATCCGTTGGCGGTAACGCTGCGTCTGAACTCCACATATCCGACGCCTAACGGCTTTCAGCCGTATGCCGTACAGGCCGTGCCGGCGGGGTTCGGGCTGATGTTCCTCGCTGGCATTCTCTCCGGCCTGTTAGGCATCGGCTCTGGCGCGCTCAAGGTGCTCGCGATGGATCAGATGATGCACCTGCCATTCAAGGTCTCGACGACGACGAGCAACTTCATGATCGGCGTGACTGCGGCGGCGAGCGCCGGGATCTACCTCGCTCGTGGTCAAGTCGACCCGCCGCTCGCGCTGCCGGTGATGCTCGGCGTCCTCGCCGGCGCGCTCACGGGCGCACGCGTGCTCGCGGGCGCGAACACAAAAGTCCTCCGCCGGATCTTCGCGGCTGTCGTGGTGGTACTTGCTGTCGAGATGCTCTACAAGGGCATTCGGGGAGGCGTGTGA
- a CDS encoding DUF1634 domain-containing protein — protein sequence MTANSEHRERWTDDEVDQLLGNLLRIGVIVATVVAAIGGVLYLAQHGLEPTDHRVFHGEPAELRHVGSIVRGALSLHTAAIVQLGLVLLIATPVARVAMSLVAFILQRDRVYIVVTSIVLAILIYSLTGGVAG from the coding sequence ATGACCGCCAACAGCGAGCACCGTGAGCGTTGGACGGACGACGAGGTCGATCAGCTGCTCGGCAACCTGCTGCGGATCGGCGTGATCGTCGCGACGGTCGTCGCCGCGATCGGCGGCGTGCTGTATCTCGCGCAGCACGGCCTCGAGCCGACCGATCATCGCGTGTTTCACGGCGAGCCGGCGGAGCTGAGACACGTTGGGAGCATCGTTCGCGGCGCACTCAGTCTGCACACCGCCGCGATCGTTCAACTTGGTCTCGTGCTCCTGATCGCCACGCCCGTCGCGCGGGTCGCCATGTCACTCGTTGCCTTCATTCTGCAACGCGATCGCGTCTACATCGTCGTGACATCGATCGTCCTCGCGATACTGATCTACAGTTTGACGGGCGGCGTCGCGGGCTGA
- a CDS encoding APC family permease, whose protein sequence is MPTAIKRVKNLLVGRPLPSERLEHERLSKKTALAVLSSDAISSVAYATDQILFVVGGAVGVAAINYVVPISAVIVGLLVLVALSYRQTIFAYPGGGGSYTVAKDNLGVRTGLVAASALLTDYILTVAVSISSGVAAITSAYPVLFKHTVLLCVVSIVILTMVNLRGVRESGIAFSLPTYAFILVMLALIGIGIYRGYSGHELAPIGGPIKVDPTSARSLLHSTTGFAFFYLMLRGFAEGCAAMTGTEAISNGISAFKKPAPKNASITLVWMVTILAAFFLGTSALAQHYGVMPTTEQTVLSQLGHHIFGTNALYYFFQYATFAVLVLAANTAFADFPRLAGILANDRFMPRQFSARGDRLAFSNGIITLAVIAMVLVAVFHGDTNALVPLYAIGVFICFTLSQAGMVIHWVRTKEPGWRWRASLNGVGALATAVVSLIQIVTKFTSGGWIVALIIPVIIVILRKIHRHYEEFSREIKFDGLSPITPLHHTVIVPVHGITKAVAGALVYATTISDEVLALYVEVDKRETAALEKAWEEWDIGVPLVVLPSPYRSVLRPLVEYVENLRMVTPGELVTVVVPEVVPRRWWEHFLHNKTALYIRTAFLFKANVVVTSVPYLLGHSYRLRDLLEYDDDLEDATPVPRIPFRNSGPRRAINE, encoded by the coding sequence ATGCCCACCGCAATCAAACGCGTCAAGAATTTGCTCGTCGGCAGGCCGTTGCCGAGCGAGCGACTCGAGCACGAACGGCTGAGTAAGAAGACCGCGCTCGCCGTCCTGTCCTCGGACGCGATCTCGTCGGTCGCCTACGCCACCGATCAGATTTTGTTCGTCGTCGGCGGCGCGGTCGGCGTTGCCGCGATCAACTACGTCGTTCCCATTTCGGCAGTCATCGTTGGGCTGCTGGTGCTCGTTGCCCTCTCGTATCGGCAGACGATCTTCGCGTACCCCGGCGGTGGCGGATCGTACACGGTGGCGAAGGACAACCTCGGGGTTCGAACGGGGCTCGTCGCCGCGTCAGCGCTGTTGACGGATTACATCCTCACCGTCGCGGTCTCGATCTCGTCAGGCGTCGCGGCGATCACGTCCGCGTACCCGGTGCTCTTCAAGCACACCGTGCTCCTGTGCGTCGTGTCGATCGTGATCTTGACGATGGTCAACCTTCGGGGCGTGCGCGAATCCGGTATCGCGTTCAGCCTACCGACGTATGCGTTCATTCTGGTTATGCTCGCGCTCATCGGCATCGGTATCTATCGCGGGTACTCGGGGCACGAGCTGGCGCCGATCGGCGGGCCGATCAAGGTCGATCCGACGTCGGCGAGATCACTGCTGCACTCGACCACCGGTTTCGCATTCTTTTATCTGATGTTGCGAGGCTTCGCCGAAGGGTGCGCGGCGATGACGGGTACGGAGGCGATATCCAATGGCATCTCCGCCTTCAAGAAGCCGGCGCCGAAGAACGCGTCGATCACGCTGGTGTGGATGGTCACCATCCTCGCGGCGTTCTTCCTCGGCACGAGCGCACTTGCACAACACTATGGCGTGATGCCAACCACCGAGCAGACGGTGCTATCGCAGCTCGGCCATCATATTTTCGGCACGAACGCGTTGTACTACTTCTTCCAGTACGCGACGTTCGCCGTCCTCGTGCTCGCGGCCAACACCGCGTTCGCCGATTTTCCGCGCCTCGCCGGCATCCTCGCGAACGATCGCTTCATGCCGCGCCAGTTCTCTGCCCGCGGCGACCGGCTCGCCTTCTCGAATGGCATCATCACACTGGCGGTTATCGCGATGGTGCTCGTCGCTGTTTTCCATGGCGACACCAACGCGCTCGTTCCGCTCTATGCGATCGGCGTCTTCATCTGCTTCACCCTGTCGCAGGCCGGGATGGTGATTCACTGGGTGCGCACGAAGGAGCCGGGCTGGCGGTGGCGCGCGTCGCTGAACGGTGTCGGCGCGCTGGCAACAGCGGTGGTGTCCCTCATCCAGATCGTGACCAAGTTCACGAGCGGTGGTTGGATTGTCGCGCTGATCATCCCCGTGATCATCGTCATCCTGCGGAAGATTCACCGGCATTACGAGGAGTTCTCGCGCGAAATCAAATTCGACGGCCTGAGCCCGATCACGCCGCTCCATCACACCGTCATCGTACCGGTTCATGGCATCACGAAGGCGGTGGCCGGTGCGCTCGTGTACGCGACGACGATCTCCGACGAGGTGCTCGCGCTGTACGTCGAAGTCGACAAACGCGAGACAGCAGCACTGGAGAAGGCTTGGGAAGAGTGGGACATCGGCGTCCCGCTCGTTGTGCTCCCGTCACCATACCGCTCCGTGCTTCGACCGCTCGTCGAGTACGTTGAGAATCTACGAATGGTGACGCCGGGTGAGCTGGTGACGGTCGTCGTCCCTGAAGTCGTGCCGCGTCGGTGGTGGGAACACTTTCTCCACAACAAGACCGCACTCTACATCCGTACGGCATTCCTCTTCAAGGCCAACGTCGTCGTCACGAGCGTTCCGTATCTTCTTGGTCACTCGTACCGTTTGCGCGACCTGCTGGAGTACGACGACGACCTCGAGGACGCGACCCCGGTGCCGCGGATCCCGTTTCGCAACTCAGGTCCGCGACGCGCGATCAACGAATAG
- a CDS encoding PadR family transcriptional regulator, which produces MPRVPSTSELLPGTLDMLVLQTLTLQPMHGYAIAQHIRRLSDSVLKVEQGSLYPALERLQHKGWVTSKWGETPTKRRARYYTITAAGRKQLGHEKTSFDRVLTAIQRVMAGA; this is translated from the coding sequence ATGCCACGCGTTCCATCCACGTCCGAGCTCCTCCCCGGCACCCTCGACATGCTCGTGCTGCAAACGCTCACGTTGCAGCCGATGCATGGCTACGCCATCGCGCAGCACATCCGGCGGCTCTCGGACAGTGTGCTCAAAGTCGAACAGGGCTCGCTGTATCCGGCGCTCGAGCGTCTTCAGCACAAGGGATGGGTGACCTCGAAGTGGGGCGAGACGCCAACCAAGCGCCGCGCGCGCTACTACACCATCACCGCCGCGGGACGGAAGCAACTCGGCCATGAGAAGACGAGCTTCGACCGCGTCCTCACCGCCATCCAGCGCGTGATGGCTGGAGCCTAA
- a CDS encoding L,D-transpeptidase family protein translates to MQRYRRYAMLALALTTFGACKASRRAEAGGEVSEWTPPKPDEIDGVPVDAVKSAIQERLTGATPKGVPADTWRHVRSLYAAYAGAPLWLDKEGLSSDRVSELANALASADSDAIRVDSYPIGSLAHAVDTMRANKTPTAEQLADADVLMTSTFAALGEDLLTGQIDPRTVSQSWYINPREEHIDSALVRTLREGPLDRSIQLIRPQNPEYDSLRVQLMHYRELAAKGDWPTIPKGPQLKPGETDSRARLTALAERLRAEGYLPADSTVAADSTSTRSERMKYDRSLAGAVADFQAHHDIGVDSMLGPETIDALNQPVSFRLGQIAANLERYRWLPRTLGDRYILVNVPAFELQAFDQGKPALQMKVIVGQDYQGKATPVFSDSMEFVVFRPYWIVPDSIAAKEIYPKAAADPTYLDRNNYEIVTIDRRKRVRQKPGDKNSLGLIKFMFPNDFNIYLHDTPQGELFNKDVRAFSHGCIRLQHPDSLAHFVLGWPMERIHQQMEQGPDNRTVNLPSKIPVYIVYFTTYVKNDRLYFGNDLYSRDDKLVVSVASAAAGDSASARAVQTLRQARAE, encoded by the coding sequence ATGCAGCGATATAGACGTTACGCGATGCTTGCGCTCGCTTTGACCACATTCGGCGCGTGCAAGGCCTCGCGTCGCGCCGAAGCCGGGGGAGAAGTGAGCGAATGGACGCCCCCGAAACCTGATGAAATCGATGGTGTCCCTGTCGATGCGGTAAAGAGCGCGATTCAGGAACGTCTCACTGGCGCGACGCCCAAGGGCGTACCCGCCGACACGTGGCGCCACGTCCGCTCGCTGTACGCGGCGTACGCTGGCGCGCCGCTCTGGCTGGACAAGGAAGGACTCTCGAGCGACCGAGTGAGCGAGCTCGCCAACGCGCTCGCCTCGGCAGACAGCGACGCGATTCGCGTCGACAGCTATCCTATCGGGAGCCTTGCGCACGCTGTCGACACGATGCGCGCGAACAAGACGCCGACTGCCGAACAGCTCGCGGACGCCGATGTGCTGATGACGAGCACGTTTGCCGCGCTCGGTGAGGATTTGCTCACTGGGCAGATCGATCCGCGCACCGTCTCGCAAAGCTGGTACATCAATCCTCGCGAAGAGCACATCGACAGCGCGCTCGTCCGCACGCTCCGCGAAGGGCCGCTCGATCGCTCGATTCAGCTCATTCGCCCGCAGAACCCCGAGTACGACTCGCTGCGCGTTCAGCTCATGCACTACCGCGAGCTCGCGGCGAAGGGCGACTGGCCGACGATCCCCAAGGGGCCGCAACTCAAACCAGGCGAGACGGACTCACGCGCGCGCCTAACGGCGCTCGCCGAGCGACTGCGCGCAGAAGGATATCTGCCGGCGGATTCGACGGTGGCAGCGGATTCGACGTCCACTCGTTCGGAACGAATGAAGTACGACCGAAGCCTCGCCGGGGCCGTCGCCGACTTCCAGGCGCATCACGACATTGGCGTCGACAGCATGCTCGGCCCCGAGACGATCGATGCGCTCAACCAGCCGGTGAGCTTCCGTCTGGGCCAGATCGCCGCGAATCTCGAGCGCTATCGCTGGCTGCCGCGCACGCTGGGCGATCGATACATCCTCGTGAACGTCCCGGCTTTCGAACTTCAGGCGTTCGATCAGGGCAAGCCGGCGCTGCAAATGAAAGTGATCGTCGGCCAGGATTATCAGGGCAAAGCGACGCCGGTGTTCAGCGACTCCATGGAGTTCGTGGTATTCCGACCGTACTGGATCGTCCCCGACAGCATCGCGGCGAAGGAGATCTACCCGAAGGCCGCCGCCGATCCAACGTATCTCGATCGCAACAACTACGAGATCGTCACCATCGATCGCCGAAAGCGTGTGCGTCAGAAGCCGGGCGACAAGAATTCGCTCGGGCTGATCAAGTTCATGTTCCCGAACGATTTTAACATTTACTTACACGACACGCCGCAGGGCGAGCTCTTCAACAAGGACGTGCGCGCGTTCAGTCACGGCTGTATCCGGCTTCAGCATCCCGACTCGCTTGCCCATTTCGTGCTCGGGTGGCCGATGGAGCGTATACATCAGCAGATGGAGCAGGGGCCCGACAACCGCACCGTGAACCTGCCTTCGAAAATCCCGGTGTACATCGTGTACTTCACGACCTATGTGAAGAACGATCGACTCTACTTCGGCAACGATCTGTATAGTCGCGACGACAAGTTGGTGGTGTCCGTTGCCTCGGCGGCTGCCGGGGACTCGGCAAGCGCCCGCGCGGTACAGACGCTCAGACAGGCCCGCGCTGAGTAG
- a CDS encoding ATP-binding protein, which yields MWSKRAQASRNVYIAAYFSFECVIVAVVPTQKGEMRASRVRPAVLAAAALAICTLGMVAVRPMLKEVHVALILLLVVLGASAAGGRMLGLATAAVSFVIFDVLFLPPYNTLVVANPLDWIVLFAFLVTSVVAAQLLYRAQEEARMARERAEEIDRLATLGAETLSAAHATDALQAIAGVIRSSIDVDACEILMRASSGVGVAAGSRRDPRAVTGSTDRLAEWVNESGVAVIERRDGTTHLATARPATSELALLEDGTALALLLPLRARDRTVGVLRVAKSSGIRLDPERWRFLDAISYYAALGVERVRLAAEAEHAEALREADRLKDALLASVSHDLRTPLTTIKAMAHDLGALGDERSEIIEQEADRLNRFVADLLDLSRLNAGALPVHLELNAVDDLLGALVQRVEGSLGAKRLVVTLPPGDALLFGRFDFVQALRALANLVENAKKYDRTSAAIEVTAERLNGEIAIHVSDRGPGVPAEGVPRLFEPFQRPNGSQPDAGGAGLGLSIARRVAEAQKGRLVYAPRDGGGSVFSLFLPAIDEADGGLFVDRASRT from the coding sequence ATGTGGTCAAAGCGAGCGCAAGCATCGCGTAACGTCTATATCGCTGCATACTTTTCATTCGAGTGTGTGATCGTTGCAGTCGTTCCTACTCAGAAAGGCGAAATGCGGGCCAGTAGAGTTCGGCCTGCCGTACTGGCGGCCGCAGCTTTGGCGATCTGCACCTTGGGTATGGTTGCCGTGCGTCCCATGCTCAAGGAAGTACACGTCGCGCTCATTCTCCTCCTCGTCGTGCTCGGAGCGAGCGCGGCGGGCGGTCGAATGCTTGGACTCGCTACGGCCGCAGTGTCGTTCGTCATTTTCGACGTGCTTTTCCTTCCGCCGTACAATACCCTCGTCGTTGCCAATCCACTCGATTGGATTGTGCTCTTCGCATTCCTCGTGACGAGCGTCGTCGCAGCACAACTGTTGTATCGCGCTCAAGAGGAAGCTCGGATGGCGCGCGAGCGAGCCGAAGAGATCGATCGATTGGCGACACTCGGCGCCGAGACGCTGAGCGCTGCGCATGCGACCGACGCACTGCAGGCGATTGCTGGAGTCATCCGGTCGAGCATCGATGTCGACGCGTGTGAGATTCTCATGCGTGCATCGAGCGGCGTCGGCGTTGCCGCGGGATCGCGCCGCGACCCGCGGGCGGTCACGGGGTCAACGGATCGTTTGGCGGAGTGGGTGAACGAGAGCGGGGTCGCCGTCATCGAGCGGCGCGACGGAACGACGCATCTCGCCACGGCTCGACCAGCGACAAGCGAGCTGGCATTGCTCGAAGACGGCACCGCACTGGCGCTGCTCCTTCCGCTGCGAGCTCGCGATCGCACCGTGGGCGTGCTGCGCGTGGCCAAGAGCAGCGGGATCCGCCTCGATCCCGAACGGTGGCGGTTTCTCGACGCCATTTCGTACTATGCGGCGCTAGGCGTCGAGCGGGTTCGTCTCGCGGCCGAAGCAGAGCACGCCGAAGCACTGCGCGAAGCGGATCGACTGAAGGATGCGTTGCTCGCGTCGGTCTCGCACGACCTCCGCACTCCGCTGACGACGATCAAAGCGATGGCGCACGATCTCGGCGCGCTCGGGGACGAGCGGAGCGAGATCATCGAACAGGAGGCGGACCGGTTGAACCGGTTCGTCGCGGACCTGCTCGATCTGTCGCGTCTCAACGCCGGCGCGCTGCCGGTACACCTCGAGCTCAACGCCGTCGACGACCTGCTCGGCGCGCTGGTACAACGCGTGGAAGGCTCGTTAGGTGCGAAGCGGCTGGTGGTGACGCTTCCGCCGGGCGACGCACTGCTCTTTGGCCGCTTCGATTTCGTCCAGGCGTTGCGGGCGCTGGCCAACCTGGTCGAGAACGCGAAGAAGTACGATCGCACGAGCGCCGCGATCGAGGTGACGGCAGAGCGCCTGAATGGCGAGATCGCGATTCACGTGTCGGATCGCGGACCGGGCGTTCCGGCGGAGGGCGTGCCTCGCTTGTTCGAGCCTTTCCAGCGGCCTAACGGGTCGCAGCCGGACGCTGGAGGTGCGGGCCTCGGGTTATCGATCGCGCGTCGCGTGGCGGAGGCGCAAAAGGGCCGCCTCGTTTACGCGCCTCGCGATGGCGGTGGGAGTGTGTTCTCGCTGTTCCTGCCGGCGATTGATGAAGCGGATGGCGGCCTATTCGTTGATCGCGCGTCGCGGACCTGA